The window TTTCACAAGATTAGCTTAACATTTTTAtcatcacaaattgttgtgagaagCACTCTCTCCGAGATACCaattagatatatgggctaaatagcccaattaatatttaaaaagctAATCAGAAAAATTTAGAAGATAATTATCTAGAACTATCTAGTGTTAAGTAAGAAGTAATAGTTAGAATATATTAGAAGGAAGGtgaagtaagaaaagaaatatctAGATAAAATCCTAACTTAATACTAAAATGTTCCATAGCAAGTATAAATAGAGTATTATGACAATTGTATCATATGTAGAACAAGAAGCTCCCATAAAAACAAAAGATTGAACCATGAGCTCAAatcacaaaatatatacaaaaaaaagggTTATTGATAAGTGAGACATGAACTTTCATAAAAATAGTGGGGAAGAGTGTATAGGTACAGAACAAGTGTCTCACCAAAAATATTGTTATACAAATTATGATGTGATCAAATATTTGTATTCAGTTAACgtaatacaatatttatttagGTCCAATTACAAGTTTCGTGTGCGTCCAAAACTTCtatcaattaatacaaattaaagaaaaaattaaaatataaattttttatttagaagTCATCTCTTTAATAGACGGTCTATCACAAAATTAGCttaaatctttgttttttttttcctcgaAAACAGTATGTGGTGGCAACTGCCAAATGGCATTGGCAACGGCGTAGTGGGCTAGTGGCACGGTGCGTTACGTTCCATTGAAACCCACGATTATGCCCATGAACACATGCTCTTAACTTGTTTTTCCCTATTTTTACCTTATCAGTTATGATGCACCTCACACTATGAAAAAATACAAGTATCTTAATTCATTGTCACAATCACAttcaaatatgaaaaaaataacaacAGTAGCCATACAAGTTATTAGACTGTGATGatattcgtcacataatctcactgTGGTCCACTTGGTGAGGTTTAGCTCACCCAATACAAATGCAAGTCTTCAATCTACAATTTTCTTAATGTAAAATCTTATCTCACATATGAAATATTTTCAACACAAATAGCccgaattattattttatttatatttaaaatagataattaaaataattcaataatcTTATATAGTTATATGAAACCTTCACAGACCCACATAAATAGCCCCAAATTAAActtacacaacagttcattaaataaaaattgttttttcattaaattgtaagaaattaaaaaattaagttagcAATATTAAGTCATTTCacggtgaaaataaaaaatttgtcaaaaaaaatcaaagaaattcaCAGTAAAATCactaaatttatttgaattatctataacttaaaatataaataataatagagtagtactaattttttaattatgtataacttaaaatataaataataatagagTAATACTTCATCTACTCGCTACATAACGGGTTGCGAcattatttatagtttttataatATTCAGACGTGTATAATTTAGTAtataaatgatttaaaaaatactatattaaactgtataaaaatggaaaaataaagGTTAGAAGTTAAGGAAGTaatagtttttaattaaaatcataCGATATTATAGTATAGCATTTAACAAAATTTGCAATTCttgctaataataatatttaaaacatagaTGTAAAATTcagcatatgagtatgtgacGCATTCTACTTCCTACTTCCTACTTCCTACTTCCTACTTCCTAGTTTAGGGTATACCAATATCTCTTTTATACAAAAACTACCAAGTTAGCAGAATAATTAATTTCCCCCAACAACCAAAACGTTTAATGTTATACTCCTTTAATCATACAGCAATTAATTTCCCTCAACAACCAAACACTCTTTTAATAATTTCTGCATTCTCTTTTTCTTCCCCCAAAAAATCACTCCAATCCCACACATCATCATCCCCCTCACGTAACTTCACCTCATCACCATCAAATCCAAAAACGGCGTCGTTTCCAACTCGAAGAAACTCAGAGCTTTGATCAACGGCGGAAACATGAACACCAGACGTATCAACACTAGCCATAACAGAAGAATCGGAATCGGAAAAAGAAGAACCGCAAGTATCTTCGTTTCCATTAATAGTTATGTAAGAAGTGCAAGACTCAAAAGGAGAAGGTGCGGAGTATGGATACGAAACAAACCTAATTTTGTTATGAAACGGTGTAGTTTTAGGCGCAGAAGAAAGAAGATCGGAGATGAGTTCCTGCGCTGAAAAATCGTCTTCAGTAGCGTCGATTGTAAAACCGAAATCTTCGTCATCGTCATTGTGCAGTAATTTTGGCTTTTTGGAAGGAGTGATTTGGTGGTGAGAATGTTGAAGGCGTTTTTTGGGATCTTCCGCCATTGATAAAGAAGTAAGAAGGATTGATGGGATGGGGATGGAAATGGGTGTGAGATTATAAATGGAAGTGAAAAAGTGGAAACCGAAAATAAAGGAGTGTGTGTGTGGAAGTAATGGGTTATGGGAGGTTGAAAAATGTGAGTAGACTTGAGTCTGGGAGTGGGACTGCGGGAGGGTCCGAAAATACAGATTTTATGGGTGGACGTGGGAAACGCCTTTTGCCACGTTTTCTTTGCTTCTGATTACGTGGCATACTTTTTTTAATGCCTTTCTTTTATCTTGTTTCCATCATTTTTAAAACGATTAACTACTATAATCTTCACAATCTTGTCATTTTTTAATACACATTGTTGAGTGGTACGGATTTATTTGTAAGACGTTACTCTTTTATTGGTTCAATATTTCAATAAATACAATTTCTAATATATCATCTTATTTTGATATTGTTCACAAAAcacattttttcataaaaatattttttttataaatttaaaatataactaaTTCTTTATTCGAGGTCGTTTTACCATAAGATAACTTTAATTAGGTcaat of the Amaranthus tricolor cultivar Red isolate AtriRed21 chromosome 6, ASM2621246v1, whole genome shotgun sequence genome contains:
- the LOC130815191 gene encoding uncharacterized protein LOC130815191; protein product: MAEDPKKRLQHSHHQITPSKKPKLLHNDDDEDFGFTIDATEDDFSAQELISDLLSSAPKTTPFHNKIRFVSYPYSAPSPFESCTSYITINGNEDTCGSSFSDSDSSVMASVDTSGVHVSAVDQSSEFLRVGNDAVFGFDGDEVKLREGDDDVWDWSDFLGEEKENAEIIKRVFGC